A genomic stretch from Haloarchaeobius amylolyticus includes:
- a CDS encoding M24 family metallopeptidase, with protein MSLSIDFEPVQRELRDRDACAFVHVGREADPTLRSLARTAHLEGELAVVVTADQALLLAPEAPDAAAEAYPDAQILPAGEDIPTGTRVATVLDDLGLSGTVLAPRTIPHDAALYLENEGFEVASTAAVEDAREAKTDAEQLRQTTVQSAACAGMRRVAAVLAAAEPGDLTEDGHGHGHGHDSSPHPEPDDHDHDGPLIWEDAPLTALRLRREADAAMAAEGVAPGTTSIGVAGRTATPRSDDPIEPGDTVVVDLAPHGPDGYHGRLVRTFVVDGDGGWTRRAQLAVETALDAALGELEPGVTAGAVLTELEAEVAAYGFDGDETAAYGVGLERREAPLLGELPDDTELDAGTVLALDAGVTDAEEGTVRLAELVAITDDGGRALGAFPRSLSP; from the coding sequence ATGTCGCTCTCCATCGATTTCGAGCCAGTCCAGCGCGAGCTGCGGGACCGCGACGCCTGCGCGTTCGTCCACGTCGGTCGCGAGGCCGACCCGACGCTGCGCTCCCTCGCCCGGACCGCCCACCTCGAGGGCGAACTCGCCGTCGTCGTGACGGCCGACCAGGCGCTGTTGCTCGCGCCCGAGGCCCCGGACGCGGCGGCCGAGGCGTACCCCGACGCACAGATTCTGCCCGCCGGCGAGGACATCCCGACCGGCACCCGGGTCGCCACCGTCCTGGACGACCTCGGCCTGTCGGGGACGGTCCTGGCGCCCCGGACCATCCCCCACGACGCCGCGCTCTACCTCGAGAACGAGGGCTTCGAGGTGGCCTCGACCGCGGCCGTCGAGGACGCCCGCGAGGCGAAGACCGACGCCGAACAGCTCCGCCAGACCACGGTCCAGTCGGCTGCCTGCGCCGGGATGCGCCGCGTCGCCGCGGTGCTGGCCGCGGCAGAGCCGGGTGACCTCACCGAAGACGGGCATGGGCATGGACACGGTCACGATTCCAGCCCTCACCCGGAACCCGACGACCACGACCACGACGGCCCCCTCATCTGGGAGGACGCCCCGCTCACTGCCCTCCGGCTCCGGCGCGAGGCCGACGCCGCCATGGCCGCCGAGGGCGTCGCTCCGGGCACGACCAGCATCGGCGTCGCCGGCCGAACCGCCACCCCACGCTCGGACGACCCCATCGAACCCGGCGACACCGTCGTCGTCGACCTCGCACCCCACGGCCCGGACGGCTACCACGGCCGGCTGGTCCGGACGTTCGTCGTCGACGGCGACGGCGGCTGGACCCGCCGCGCCCAGCTCGCGGTCGAGACGGCCCTCGACGCCGCCCTCGGCGAACTCGAACCCGGCGTCACGGCCGGCGCAGTTCTCACCGAACTCGAGGCCGAGGTCGCGGCCTACGGTTTCGACGGGGACGAGACGGCCGCCTACGGCGTCGGGCTGGAACGCCGGGAGGCCCCCCTGCTCGGCGAGCTGCCGGACGACACCGAACTCGACGCCGGGACGGTGCTGGCGCTGGACGCCGGCGTGACCGACGCCGAAGAAGGGACCGTCAGGCTCGCGGAACTGGTCGCGATAACCGACGACGGCGGGCGAGCGCTCGGGGCGTTCCCGCGCTCGCTGTCGCCCTGA
- a CDS encoding DUF402 domain-containing protein: MSVRVRGIYTTALTQLLLSEGFDVVQASPPIRRRFEDHEADLSAKPAAVEVATTDDRQGVSLIGERETLESVREIVTGVGVDALDWDGAAPRGAVFDGVVSETLGSGAVVDLGDAEGFLPFRKVEGYVDDGDVVRVQVDEPAAPWSDDRALLGTDITVHDGLVELSQGRSGVSANVDGERATEIVRTTEILPVEVPDGWGVRWQRAAADADMSVLADALQAAVDRAADLEDQLADAGGDPDDAPNRLAPGEGTAWVWFGRECRFGLDEIRRDVERTMVGHHRIKAAHRAASTAVDFVEAVCDDPGGEFPFQAVTEQFGPQRGDRIALAHGKPEGRLIVLGRGEITDYDPAGQVTLERQMSGGGSYDALGVAREQGDVAITKLKEGRWWYPTVYRGEDGTKKGTYVNICTPVELFPEAARYVDLHVDVVKHADGTVERVDDDELDEAVAAGHVPAALAEKARSVAAAVERALE, translated from the coding sequence ATGAGTGTCCGGGTCCGGGGCATCTACACGACCGCGCTCACCCAGCTCCTGCTGTCGGAAGGGTTCGACGTGGTGCAGGCGTCCCCGCCCATCCGGCGGCGCTTCGAGGACCACGAGGCCGACCTCTCGGCGAAGCCGGCCGCGGTCGAGGTGGCGACCACCGACGACCGCCAGGGCGTCAGCCTCATCGGCGAGCGCGAGACGCTCGAATCGGTCCGCGAAATCGTGACCGGCGTCGGCGTCGACGCGCTCGACTGGGACGGCGCGGCCCCCCGCGGCGCGGTCTTCGACGGCGTCGTCTCCGAGACGCTCGGCAGCGGCGCGGTCGTCGACCTGGGCGATGCCGAGGGCTTTCTCCCGTTCCGAAAGGTCGAGGGCTACGTCGACGACGGCGACGTGGTCCGGGTGCAGGTCGACGAGCCGGCCGCACCATGGAGCGACGACCGGGCCCTGCTGGGGACCGACATCACGGTCCACGACGGGCTGGTCGAACTCTCGCAGGGGCGCTCGGGCGTCTCCGCGAACGTCGACGGCGAGCGCGCGACCGAGATCGTCCGCACCACGGAGATCCTCCCGGTGGAGGTCCCCGACGGCTGGGGCGTCCGCTGGCAGCGCGCGGCCGCCGACGCCGACATGTCGGTACTCGCCGACGCGCTCCAGGCCGCGGTCGACCGCGCCGCGGACCTCGAGGACCAGCTGGCAGACGCGGGCGGCGACCCCGACGACGCGCCGAACCGGCTCGCGCCCGGCGAGGGCACCGCCTGGGTCTGGTTCGGCCGCGAGTGCCGCTTCGGCCTCGACGAGATCCGCCGGGACGTCGAGCGCACGATGGTCGGCCACCACCGCATCAAGGCGGCCCATCGCGCCGCCAGTACCGCGGTCGACTTCGTCGAGGCGGTCTGTGACGACCCCGGCGGCGAGTTCCCGTTCCAGGCCGTCACCGAGCAGTTCGGGCCCCAGCGCGGCGACCGCATCGCGCTCGCCCACGGGAAGCCGGAGGGCCGGCTCATCGTGCTGGGCCGCGGCGAGATAACCGACTACGACCCCGCCGGACAGGTCACCCTCGAACGCCAGATGTCCGGCGGCGGCAGCTACGACGCCCTCGGCGTCGCCCGCGAGCAGGGGGACGTGGCCATCACGAAACTGAAGGAGGGGCGCTGGTGGTACCCGACGGTCTACCGCGGCGAGGACGGCACGAAGAAGGGCACCTACGTCAACATCTGCACGCCGGTCGAGCTGTTCCCCGAGGCGGCCCGCTACGTCGACCTCCACGTCGACGTGGTGAAACACGCCGACGGGACGGTCGAGCGGGTCGACGACGACGAACTGGACGAGGCGGTCGCGGCCGGGCACGTGCCGGCGGCACTCGCGGAGAAGGCCCGCAGCGTCGCCGCCGCGGTGGAACGCGCGCTCGAGTGA
- a CDS encoding DUF7532 family protein translates to MHFDQRTQAALREVGLSTDELQAASAAIAEQTEADAAALMEFFETNDVVYSDMEMAHSASEHPEHTVEYCDITTHAAEMRGWLRFDTWGVFVEDGRLLDDGTVELTLGPSVHDRVRFAPTREQL, encoded by the coding sequence ATGCACTTCGACCAGCGGACGCAGGCGGCCCTGCGCGAGGTCGGCCTGTCCACCGACGAGTTGCAGGCAGCCTCCGCGGCCATCGCCGAGCAGACCGAGGCCGACGCCGCGGCGCTGATGGAGTTCTTCGAGACGAACGACGTGGTCTACTCCGACATGGAGATGGCCCACAGCGCCAGCGAGCACCCCGAACACACCGTCGAGTACTGTGACATCACCACGCACGCGGCCGAGATGCGAGGCTGGTTGCGCTTCGACACGTGGGGCGTGTTCGTCGAAGACGGCCGCCTCCTCGACGACGGGACCGTCGAACTCACGCTCGGCCCGAGCGTCCACGATCGGGTCCGTTTCGCACCGACCCGCGAGCAGCTATGA
- the ygfZ gene encoding CAF17-like 4Fe-4S cluster assembly/insertion protein YgfZ has protein sequence MTVIESVHADHGATFGERGGRTVVEHYGRPERVHKAVRNLAGVCEMVYGVVTVTGDDRVEFVDNAVSNRVPAEDGEGVYALLLDPQGKVRLDMYVYNAGERLLLFVPPGTASELVEDWSEKVFIQDVELTVATDDFATFGVHGPKATEKVASVLNKSATPDGHLTFVRGTMGDEGVTVIRGDGLIGDEGYEVVCAADDAEAVFSTLVNHGLNAAPFGYRTWDALTLEGGTPLFDTELEGRLPNVLGLRNALDFEKGCYVGQEVVSRVENRGQPSRRLVGLEPEAVPEPGAAVFDGDEAVGEVTRAGESPSLDRPLAFALLPFDSEATDLAVRVDGDEVAATRTELPFLAESDRSARVPEYPS, from the coding sequence ATGACGGTCATCGAGTCGGTCCACGCGGACCACGGGGCGACGTTCGGCGAGCGCGGCGGGCGGACCGTCGTCGAACACTACGGACGACCCGAGCGGGTCCACAAGGCGGTCCGGAACCTCGCCGGCGTCTGCGAGATGGTGTACGGCGTCGTCACGGTCACGGGCGACGACCGGGTCGAGTTCGTCGACAACGCCGTCTCGAACCGCGTCCCCGCCGAGGACGGCGAGGGCGTGTACGCGCTGTTGCTCGACCCGCAGGGGAAGGTCCGGCTGGACATGTACGTCTACAACGCCGGCGAGCGCCTGCTCCTGTTCGTCCCGCCCGGGACGGCGAGCGAACTGGTCGAGGACTGGTCGGAGAAGGTGTTCATCCAGGACGTCGAGCTGACGGTCGCGACGGACGACTTCGCCACCTTCGGCGTCCACGGCCCGAAGGCGACCGAGAAGGTCGCGAGCGTCCTCAACAAGTCCGCGACGCCGGACGGCCACCTCACCTTCGTCCGCGGGACGATGGGCGACGAGGGCGTGACGGTCATCCGCGGGGACGGGCTCATCGGCGACGAGGGCTACGAGGTGGTCTGTGCCGCGGACGACGCCGAGGCGGTGTTCAGCACGCTGGTCAACCACGGCCTGAACGCGGCGCCCTTTGGCTACCGGACGTGGGACGCCCTGACCCTCGAGGGCGGCACGCCCCTGTTCGACACCGAACTCGAGGGGCGCCTGCCGAACGTCCTCGGCCTGCGTAACGCGCTGGACTTCGAGAAGGGCTGTTACGTCGGCCAGGAGGTCGTCTCCCGCGTCGAGAACCGCGGCCAGCCCTCCCGCCGGCTGGTCGGACTCGAACCCGAGGCCGTCCCCGAGCCGGGCGCCGCGGTCTTCGACGGCGACGAGGCCGTCGGCGAGGTGACCCGCGCCGGCGAGAGCCCGTCGCTGGACCGCCCGCTCGCGTTCGCACTGCTCCCGTTCGACTCCGAGGCGACCGACCTGGCGGTCCGCGTCGACGGCGACGAGGTGGCCGCGACGCGAACCGAGCTCCCCTTCCTCGCCGAGAGCGACCGCTCCGCCCGGGTGCCCGAATACCCGTCGTAG
- a CDS encoding riboflavin synthase, producing MFTGIVEETGEVVDVTETDDGRRLRIAGDVVLEDIGHGASISVSGVCLTVEAFDDETFSVFLAEETVAKTYLGTVGEGDLVNLERAMPADGRFDGHIVQGHVDTTAEVLAVDRVGEDWRFTFELPAGYEQYVVDKGSVTLDGISLTVAEKGDGEFAVAIIPTTYDLTNLSAKEPGDHVHLEVDVMAKYVENMLDGYTDRLA from the coding sequence ATGTTCACCGGCATCGTCGAGGAGACGGGCGAGGTGGTCGACGTGACCGAGACCGACGACGGGCGACGCCTGCGCATCGCGGGCGACGTGGTCCTCGAAGACATCGGGCACGGCGCGAGCATCAGCGTCAGTGGCGTCTGCCTCACGGTCGAGGCGTTCGACGACGAGACGTTCTCGGTCTTCCTCGCCGAGGAGACCGTAGCGAAGACCTACCTCGGGACCGTAGGCGAGGGCGACCTCGTGAACCTGGAACGCGCCATGCCCGCCGACGGGCGCTTCGACGGCCACATCGTGCAGGGTCACGTCGACACGACGGCCGAGGTGCTGGCGGTCGACCGGGTCGGCGAGGACTGGCGCTTCACCTTCGAACTCCCCGCGGGCTACGAGCAGTACGTCGTCGACAAGGGCTCGGTGACGCTCGACGGCATCAGCCTGACCGTCGCCGAGAAGGGCGACGGCGAGTTCGCGGTCGCCATCATCCCGACGACCTACGACCTGACGAACCTCTCGGCGAAGGAGCCGGGCGACCACGTCCACCTCGAGGTCGACGTGATGGCGAAGTACGTCGAGAACATGCTGGACGGCTATACCGACCGGCTGGCCTGA
- a CDS encoding PrsW family intramembrane metalloprotease produces MSPRRDPVERAADRASDLYEIATWEPRTEFDDFAVSIYEGLRPAARFGVIVVAGILALLLFGLVAIGAVTTPLVGGFVVLSIVPALLFAVYIYRSDVTTNEPLRLVVGTFLLAILFSTFASVVNTVMSAGFRLVGIPTTSLLGGFIYFFFIVGPGEEFVKWLAIRMYPFRRPEFDAVIDGAVYGAIAGLGFATIENAVYITSSINQASTVPIVDAGSAIATVRAFAGPGHVIYSAIAGFYLGLAKFNREYFGPIVVKGLLLASLFHATYNMTVSRVPQLLSAALDVSPIAAFFGYVVVYDTAIGLFLYRKIRNYRRAYDEVGAQGHGVEDGESELTEFDQPPRY; encoded by the coding sequence ATGAGTCCACGCCGTGACCCGGTCGAGCGGGCTGCCGACCGGGCCAGTGACCTGTACGAGATCGCGACGTGGGAGCCACGGACCGAGTTCGACGACTTCGCCGTCAGCATCTACGAGGGCCTCCGGCCGGCGGCCCGGTTCGGCGTCATCGTCGTCGCGGGCATCCTCGCCCTCCTGCTGTTCGGGCTGGTCGCCATCGGCGCCGTCACCACGCCACTCGTCGGCGGTTTCGTCGTGCTCTCCATCGTCCCCGCGTTGCTCTTTGCGGTCTACATCTACCGGAGCGACGTGACGACCAACGAACCCCTGCGACTGGTCGTCGGCACCTTCCTGCTCGCCATCCTGTTCTCGACGTTCGCCAGCGTCGTCAACACGGTGATGAGCGCCGGCTTCCGCCTCGTCGGCATCCCCACGACCTCGCTGCTCGGCGGGTTCATCTACTTCTTCTTCATCGTCGGTCCGGGCGAGGAGTTCGTGAAGTGGCTCGCCATCCGGATGTACCCCTTCCGGCGCCCCGAGTTCGACGCCGTCATCGACGGTGCGGTGTACGGCGCCATCGCCGGCCTCGGCTTCGCCACCATCGAGAACGCGGTCTACATCACCAGCAGCATCAACCAGGCGTCGACCGTCCCCATCGTCGACGCGGGGTCGGCCATCGCGACGGTCCGCGCCTTCGCCGGCCCGGGCCACGTCATCTACTCCGCCATCGCCGGGTTCTACCTCGGCCTCGCGAAGTTCAACCGGGAGTACTTCGGCCCCATCGTCGTCAAGGGCCTCCTGCTCGCGTCGCTGTTCCACGCGACCTACAACATGACCGTCAGCCGGGTGCCCCAGCTGCTCTCGGCCGCCCTCGACGTGAGTCCCATCGCGGCGTTCTTCGGCTACGTCGTCGTCTACGACACCGCCATCGGGCTGTTCCTCTACCGGAAGATACGGAACTACCGCCGCGCCTACGACGAGGTCGGCGCGCAGGGTCACGGCGTCGAGGACGGCGAGTCCGAACTCACCGAGTTCGACCAGCCGCCGCGGTACTGA
- a CDS encoding geranylgeranyl reductase family protein encodes MYDFVVVGAGPAGARFARRASEAGYDVLALEQGRVGEPLACSGHVSTDIWAFTGEGAREELLQNEVFGARFHVGGPHSDAHEFYKREVVSNVIDRVGLDRHLADLAREAGADLREQHTVTGVEEHRDRVDITARGPDGVETHEGKMVVGADGPRSRVRQALGLPEPGELLHGVLGFSDEPDGQDFVDVHLTAPRFFAWRIPRDDAGVEYGLACPPGEQVNELFDDLVSGYDVDIVRRCSGLIPIGPPGVVTTRRGLLVGDAAAQTKPFTGGGILYGMTCADHAVRTVDPDDPATLADYESAWRDDLADEIRLGHWIRKAYSLPEPVQTLGLSTLSGEIGVHMDRPTSLFSTDQLKAFLR; translated from the coding sequence ATGTACGACTTCGTCGTGGTCGGCGCTGGTCCCGCCGGCGCACGCTTCGCCCGCCGGGCCAGCGAGGCGGGGTACGACGTCCTCGCGCTCGAACAGGGCCGCGTCGGCGAGCCGCTGGCCTGTTCGGGCCACGTGAGCACCGACATCTGGGCGTTCACCGGCGAGGGTGCCCGCGAGGAACTGCTCCAGAACGAGGTGTTCGGCGCGCGGTTCCACGTCGGCGGCCCCCACAGCGACGCCCACGAGTTCTACAAGCGCGAGGTCGTCTCGAACGTCATCGACCGGGTCGGCCTCGACCGCCACCTGGCCGACCTCGCACGCGAGGCCGGGGCGGACCTCCGCGAACAGCACACCGTGACCGGCGTCGAGGAACACCGTGACAGGGTCGATATCACGGCCCGTGGCCCCGACGGCGTCGAGACCCACGAGGGCAAGATGGTCGTCGGCGCCGATGGCCCGCGCTCGCGGGTCCGACAGGCGCTCGGGCTCCCGGAGCCGGGCGAGCTGCTCCACGGCGTCCTCGGCTTCTCCGACGAACCCGACGGCCAGGACTTCGTGGACGTCCACCTCACCGCCCCGCGCTTCTTCGCGTGGCGTATCCCCCGGGACGACGCGGGCGTCGAGTACGGGCTCGCCTGTCCGCCGGGCGAGCAGGTCAACGAGCTGTTCGACGACCTCGTTTCGGGGTACGACGTGGACATCGTGCGCCGGTGCTCGGGCCTCATCCCCATCGGCCCGCCCGGCGTCGTCACGACCCGCCGCGGGCTGCTCGTGGGCGATGCGGCCGCCCAGACCAAGCCCTTCACCGGCGGCGGCATCCTCTACGGGATGACCTGTGCGGACCACGCGGTCCGGACCGTCGACCCCGACGACCCCGCGACGCTGGCTGACTACGAGAGCGCGTGGCGCGACGACCTCGCCGACGAGATCCGCCTCGGGCACTGGATCCGCAAGGCGTACTCGCTCCCCGAGCCGGTGCAGACGCTCGGACTGTCGACGCTCTCGGGCGAGATCGGCGTCCACATGGACCGCCCCACGTCGCTGTTCTCGACCGACCAGCTGAAGGCGTTCCTGCGGTAG
- a CDS encoding DUF7093 family protein, with product MGLRCSLLGHDWSETEIEDERDEQGNEVVMTVREYEVCARCGEKSLISENTEVTSVSNGQSAAAGDEAVGEDAAATGDVEAPEDAADDDDADAVAAEVVAEATADDEDEVADEPTEPAVDAEDDDAEFIGGDDEDEVADDITEPAVDAETPAEDAATVDSDDDAMILGGDDDDGEAAEPADAPDAEPDDAVADADVVTEAEASDPHADPETDDGVILPGDEPEEPEESEREHGEWPEHETRHGEQATEEREWPDHGGEDDGYDATAPDGEAADVEFEGGHPEADAQEPEKGHDAEFIDNASARSAEQESDQRARNAASGSPTGIASASEAQAPGTGSPSRGGGDLVCPACGNTELASRTSLRAGDICPECKRGYLAEE from the coding sequence ATGGGTCTGAGGTGTTCGCTCCTCGGTCACGACTGGAGCGAGACAGAGATTGAGGACGAGCGCGACGAGCAAGGCAACGAGGTCGTGATGACCGTCCGCGAGTACGAGGTGTGCGCGCGCTGTGGCGAGAAGTCGCTCATCAGCGAGAACACCGAGGTGACGAGCGTCTCGAACGGCCAGAGCGCGGCGGCCGGTGACGAGGCGGTCGGCGAGGACGCTGCCGCCACGGGCGACGTCGAGGCGCCCGAGGACGCGGCCGACGACGACGATGCCGACGCGGTCGCGGCGGAGGTCGTCGCGGAGGCGACCGCCGACGACGAGGACGAGGTGGCGGACGAGCCCACCGAGCCGGCCGTCGACGCGGAGGACGACGACGCCGAGTTCATCGGGGGCGACGACGAGGACGAGGTGGCGGACGACATCACCGAGCCGGCCGTCGACGCCGAGACACCCGCCGAGGACGCGGCGACCGTCGACAGCGACGACGACGCGATGATCCTCGGCGGGGACGACGACGACGGCGAGGCCGCGGAGCCGGCCGACGCCCCCGACGCCGAGCCCGACGACGCAGTCGCCGACGCGGACGTCGTGACCGAGGCCGAGGCGTCGGACCCCCACGCGGACCCCGAGACCGACGACGGGGTCATCCTGCCGGGCGACGAACCCGAAGAACCCGAGGAGAGCGAGCGCGAACACGGCGAGTGGCCGGAACACGAGACCCGCCACGGCGAGCAGGCGACCGAGGAACGCGAGTGGCCCGACCACGGCGGCGAGGACGACGGCTACGACGCGACCGCGCCCGACGGCGAGGCCGCCGACGTGGAGTTCGAGGGCGGCCACCCCGAGGCCGACGCACAGGAACCCGAGAAGGGCCACGACGCGGAGTTCATCGACAACGCGAGCGCGCGGTCGGCCGAGCAGGAGAGCGACCAGCGCGCCCGGAACGCCGCCAGCGGCTCCCCGACCGGCATCGCCTCGGCCAGCGAGGCCCAGGCGCCCGGCACCGGCTCGCCCTCCCGGGGCGGCGGCGACCTCGTCTGTCCCGCCTGCGGGAACACCGAACTCGCCTCGCGGACCTCGCTGCGTGCCGGCGACATCTGCCCGGAGTGCAAGCGCGGGTATCTCGCCGAGGAGTGA
- a CDS encoding DUF5611 family protein, whose translation MKEYKMRRGEYLEERIPDLKGTIEEYFGPVTGTEEFKGSDLYVIGEPSNPVFERIVVGAVKYSGKKDKLAVEFHERNPAELGPDELEAAGDAVSKKNDFLLEATGRDAKSRRDSMKRAVEDDPDHDVDA comes from the coding sequence ATGAAGGAGTACAAGATGCGACGCGGCGAGTACCTCGAAGAGCGAATCCCGGACCTCAAGGGGACCATCGAGGAGTACTTCGGGCCGGTGACAGGCACCGAGGAGTTCAAGGGCAGCGACCTCTACGTCATCGGCGAACCCTCGAACCCCGTCTTCGAGCGCATCGTCGTCGGCGCGGTCAAGTACTCGGGCAAGAAGGACAAACTCGCCGTCGAGTTCCACGAGCGCAACCCGGCCGAACTCGGCCCGGACGAGCTCGAGGCCGCCGGCGACGCCGTCTCCAAGAAGAACGATTTCCTGCTCGAGGCGACCGGCCGCGACGCCAAGTCGCGCCGTGACTCCATGAAGCGCGCCGTCGAGGACGACCCGGACCACGACGTCGACGCGTAA
- a CDS encoding DUF7533 family protein gives MANRLSMGRSIIESVKLLAVLAFALPAIAAGLDMFFLRGETTMGAALVVIGVLMILVEKYIDSPFDLPGKLAGSVVETVVKEPEEIDESTSKSNRE, from the coding sequence ATGGCCAACAGACTGTCGATGGGTCGGAGCATCATCGAATCGGTGAAACTGCTGGCTGTACTCGCGTTCGCGCTCCCGGCGATAGCCGCCGGGCTGGACATGTTCTTCCTGCGCGGCGAGACGACCATGGGCGCGGCGCTGGTCGTCATCGGCGTCCTCATGATCCTCGTCGAGAAGTACATCGACAGCCCGTTCGACCTCCCCGGAAAACTGGCCGGGTCGGTCGTCGAGACGGTCGTCAAGGAGCCCGAGGAGATCGACGAGTCGACATCGAAGTCGAACCGCGAGTAA
- a CDS encoding DUF6432 family protein: MKAKREFRNRADIDVSVLDALVDRAEDGMTVFELRSHVEADIDDLETALAGLKEDGLIVVEQSASRTVIKPADRVIPDPEDLAEDPSLIDELRKKLPF, translated from the coding sequence ATGAAGGCAAAGCGGGAGTTCCGGAATCGGGCCGACATCGACGTGTCGGTGCTCGATGCCCTCGTTGACCGCGCCGAAGACGGCATGACAGTCTTCGAACTCCGCTCGCACGTCGAGGCGGACATCGACGACCTCGAGACCGCGCTCGCAGGGCTGAAGGAGGACGGCCTCATCGTCGTCGAGCAGTCGGCGTCCCGGACGGTCATCAAGCCCGCGGACCGGGTCATCCCCGACCCCGAGGACCTCGCCGAGGACCCGTCGCTCATCGACGAACTGCGGAAGAAACTACCCTTCTGA
- a CDS encoding ATPase domain-containing protein translates to MDETGERCSTGVPGLDQVLHGGFVPGRSYMVSGRPGTGKTILGMHFLLEDPENALYVAFEEREKDIRANAAALGFDLGDVTILDLSPDAESFQSRMHYDVFEPPDVEEDITQHVVEAVDDLRPTRVFVDPLTQLRYFAPDDYQFRTEVAGFMSYLKDSDATVVFTTQPMPNMPDADLEFICDGSMDLGYAAKGRTLTVTKFRGSGFQGGIHTMRITSSGIAVYPELVPTVRSREFDADTMSTGISEMDSLLNGGIERGTVTVISGPSGVGKTTTGSQLMSAAAEHGGRSVIYMFEESTDTFTHRSESIGIPVREMMDAGTLDVVEVEPLAVSSDEFAYMVREEVEEKGTKVVMIDGISGYRLSIRGDDDELVRELHALCRYLRGMGVTTLLVDDVAPITGDFQPTSERISYLGDNILFLRYLELHGEINRAMGVLKMRTSDFERTLREFEIRSDGLHLGDPLTGLQGVLTGTPEYVEDRGE, encoded by the coding sequence ATGGACGAGACGGGGGAGCGATGCTCGACCGGCGTTCCCGGGCTGGACCAGGTACTGCACGGGGGGTTCGTCCCCGGGCGGTCGTACATGGTCAGTGGCCGCCCCGGCACGGGAAAGACCATCCTCGGCATGCACTTCCTGCTCGAGGACCCCGAGAACGCGCTCTACGTCGCCTTCGAGGAGCGCGAGAAGGACATCCGGGCCAACGCCGCCGCCCTCGGCTTCGACCTCGGCGACGTCACGATCCTCGACCTCAGCCCCGACGCGGAGTCCTTCCAGTCGCGGATGCACTACGACGTGTTCGAGCCGCCGGACGTCGAGGAGGACATCACCCAGCACGTCGTCGAGGCCGTCGACGACCTCCGGCCGACCCGGGTGTTCGTCGACCCACTGACCCAGTTACGCTACTTCGCCCCCGACGACTACCAGTTCCGGACCGAGGTCGCGGGCTTCATGAGCTACCTGAAGGACTCCGACGCGACGGTCGTGTTCACCACCCAGCCGATGCCCAACATGCCCGACGCCGACCTCGAGTTCATCTGCGACGGCAGCATGGATCTCGGGTACGCCGCGAAGGGGCGCACCCTCACGGTGACGAAGTTCCGCGGCTCGGGCTTCCAGGGCGGCATCCACACCATGCGAATCACGTCGTCGGGTATCGCGGTCTACCCCGAGCTGGTGCCGACGGTCCGGTCGCGCGAGTTCGACGCGGACACCATGTCGACGGGTATCTCCGAGATGGACAGCCTGCTGAACGGCGGCATCGAGCGCGGGACCGTGACGGTCATCAGCGGCCCGAGCGGCGTCGGCAAGACGACGACCGGCTCGCAGCTCATGAGCGCGGCCGCAGAGCACGGTGGGCGCTCGGTCATCTACATGTTCGAGGAGTCGACCGACACGTTCACCCACCGGTCCGAGTCCATCGGCATCCCGGTCAGGGAGATGATGGACGCGGGGACACTCGACGTCGTCGAGGTCGAGCCCCTGGCGGTCTCCTCCGACGAGTTCGCGTACATGGTCCGCGAGGAGGTCGAGGAGAAAGGGACGAAGGTCGTCATGATCGACGGTATCAGCGGCTACCGGCTCTCCATCCGCGGCGACGACGACGAACTCGTCCGCGAACTCCACGCGCTCTGTCGGTACCTCCGGGGGATGGGCGTGACGACCCTGCTCGTCGACGACGTCGCCCCCATCACGGGTGACTTCCAGCCGACGAGCGAGCGCATCAGCTACCTCGGCGACAACATCCTCTTCCTGCGGTACCTGGAACTGCACGGCGAGATCAACCGGGCGATGGGGGTACTGAAGATGCGGACGAGCGACTTCGAGCGGACGCTTCGGGAGTTCGAGATTCGCTCCGACGGTCTCCACCTCGGCGACCCGCTGACGGGTCTCCAGGGCGTACTCACCGGGACCCCGGAGTACGTCGAGGACCGTGGTGAGTGA